A genomic window from Salvia miltiorrhiza cultivar Shanhuang (shh) chromosome 5, IMPLAD_Smil_shh, whole genome shotgun sequence includes:
- the LOC131025599 gene encoding uncharacterized protein LOC131025599, with amino-acid sequence MPEWFDDTSSSESDRVAQEIIDEIQLQKQLIAQIYSQPEPERIVYHRSYVYRDREAAHLRLMQDYFNDNQTYGPTFFRRRFRKQKELFLRIIDAMQDEDSYFQMSYDARGRDSLTSLQKYTVAIRKLATSVSVDTFDEYLKVADTRGRLCLKRFCKAVIRAYGARIVQRRGMAHIYAVIKGSPP; translated from the exons ATGCCCGAATGGTTCGATGATACTTCGTCGTCTGAATCCGACAGGGTAGCTCAAGAGATCATTGATGAGATCCAGTTGCAGAAACAATTGATTGCTCAAATATACTCCCAACCGGAACCGGAACGTATTGTTTATCACCGATCTTACGTCTACCGTGATCGTGAGGCTGCTCatttacgtcttatgcaagactacttcaatgACAATCAAACGTACGGGCCTACATTTTTCCGACGTCGTTTTCGGAAGCAGAAGgagttgttcttgcgcatcATCGATGCTATGCAAGATGAAGATAGTTACTTCCAGATGAGCTATGATGCACGAGGTCGGGACTCTCTCACGTCTTTGCAGAAATACACGGTGGCTATCCGCAAATTAGCCACCAGCGTCAGTGTGGATACTTttgacgagtatctcaaggtTGCTGATACGAGGGGGCGTCTATGCCTCAAGAGATTCTGCAAGGCTGTCATCCGGGCTTACGGAGCCAG aattgtCCAAAGGCGTGGCATGGCCCATATATACGCGGTGATCAAGGGAAGCCCACCTTGA
- the LOC130986514 gene encoding kirola-like has product MAGKLVSEISIKSDGDVFHELFREKPHHISGICPDKIQTCDLHEGEWGKVGSIICWNYFHDGKERVAKEIIEAIDEEKKSVTFKVIQGDLMEQFKVMKLIVHVDTNGEDNLVTWTLEYEKLNEAVPDPHTLMEFCLHVTKDIETHHLTN; this is encoded by the exons ATGGCGGGGAAGTTGGTTTCAGAAATTAGCATAAAATCGGATGGAGATGTGTTCCACGAACTGTTCAGAGAGAAACCACATCACATATCAGGCATCTGTCCTGATAAGATCCAAACCTGCGATTTGCATGAGGGCGAGTGGGGCAAAGTCGGATCCATCATCTGCTGGAACTACTTCCATG ATGGGAAAGAGAGGGTGGCTAAGGAGATCATCGAAGCCATAGATGAGGAGAAGAAGTCGGTGACGTTCAAAGTGATCCAAGGAGATCTGATGGAGCAGTTCAAGGTGATGAAACTCATAGTCCACGTCGACACCAATGGAGAAGACAACCTCGTCACGTGGACTCTCGAGTATGAGAAGCTCAACGAGGCTGTGCCCGATCCTCACACACTCATGGAATTCTGCCTCCATGTCACCAAAGATATCGAGACTCACCATCTCACCAACTAG
- the LOC130986517 gene encoding protein C2-DOMAIN ABA-RELATED 7-like, with amino-acid sequence MVIGRWVCRVSLNICSDLEEVFSYPLKLSHSCLETKEKKRRGGGGGGKEGSKKSVVEAKLVGLMDVLGLIRIRVRRGINLAVRDTLSSDPYCVVSCANQKVKTKVVRGNCNPVWNEELTIYIKDFDSPIVLSVYDKDTFTVDDSMGSAQIDIEPLIKCLKMGLQSLPDGTKVERVHPTKENCLAEESAVVWNKGKMTQDMILRLNDVECGQVQVQIEWIEIPGCKGLKV; translated from the exons ATGGTCATCGGGCGGTGGGTGTGTAGGGTCTCCTTGAATATCTGCAGTGATCTTGAGGAGGTCTTTTCATATCCCCTCAAACTCTCTCATAGTTGTCTGGAAACCAAGGAGAAGAAGAGGAgaggtggaggaggaggaggaaaaGAAGGATCAAAGAAGAGCGTGGTTGAAGCCAAGCTGGTGGGCCTTATGGATGTGTTGGGACTAATCAGGATTAGGGTGCGGCGAGGGATCAATCTGGCTGTCCGCGACACGCTCAGCAGCGATCCCTACTGCGTGGTCTCGTGCGCCAACCAGAAGGTCAAGACTAAGGTTGTAAGGGGAAACTGCAACCCAGTGTGGAACGAGGAGCTCACAATCTACATCAAGGATTTCGATTCACCCATAGTGCTG TCTGTGTACGACAAGGACACATTCACGGTAGACGACAGCATGGGAAGCGCGCAGATAGACATAGAGCCGCTGATAAAGTGCCTGAAGATGGGGCTGCAGAGCCTCCCCGACGGCACCAAAGTGGAGAGGGTGCACCCCACCAAGGAGAACTGCCTCGCTGAAGAGAGCGCCGTCGTGTGGAACAAAGGCAAGATGACACAAGACATGATCCTCAGACTCAACGATGTCGAATGCGGCCAAGTCCAAGTCCAGATCGAATGGATTGAGATCCCCGGTTGCAAAGGCCTCAAGGTCTAG